From Juglans regia cultivar Chandler chromosome 6, Walnut 2.0, whole genome shotgun sequence, the proteins below share one genomic window:
- the LOC108989545 gene encoding putative GDP-L-fucose synthase 2, producing MADTSNGKTTFSSFRADKTAKICVLGHRGLVGSAIVRKLREIGFTNLLLRTHSELDLTRQNDVESFFAFEKPRFVILAAAKVGGIHANNTYPADFIAINLQIQTNVIDSSYRHGVQKLLFLGSSCIYPKFAPQPIPEHALLTGPLEPTNEWYAVAKIAGIKMCQAYRIQYGWDAISAMPTNLYGPNDNFHPENSHVLPALMRRFHEAKVNGAKEVVVWGTGSPLREFLHVDDLADAVVFLMESYSGLVHVNVGSGKEVTIKELAELVKEVVGFEGQLIWDSSKPDGTPRKLMDSSKLAELGWTPKVSLKDGLVDTYKWYVENVKQ from the exons ATGGCAGACACCTCCAacg GAAAGACCACCTTCTCTTCCTTCCGTGCCGATAAAACGGCGAAAATCTGCGTGCTTGGTCACCGAGGCTTAGTCGGCTCCGCCATAGTCCGCAAGCTCCGGGAAATCGGATTCACCAACCTTCTCCTCCGCACCCACTCCGAGCTCGATCTCACTCGCCAAAACGACGTGGAATCCTTCTTCGCCTTCGAGAAGCCCCGGTTCGTTATCCTCGCCGCGGCCAAGGTTGGCGGCATCCACGCCAACAACACCTACCCCGCCGACTTCATTGCCATCAATCTCCAGATCCAGACCAACGTAATCGACTCCTCCTACCGCCATGGTGTCCAGAAGCTCCTATTCCTCGGCTCCTCTTGCATCTACCCCAAGTTCGCACCACAGCCGATCCCCGAGCACGCTTTGCTCACTGGCCCACTGGAGCCAACCAACGAATGGTACGCTGTCGCCAAGATCGCGGGTATCAAAATGTGCCAGGCCTACCGAATTCAATACGGATGGGACGCGATTTCTGCGATGCCCACGAACCTTTACGGTCCGAACGACAATTTCCATCCCGAGAACTCGCACGTCTTGCCGGCGTTGATGAGGAGGTTCCACGAGGCCAAGGTGAATGGGGCGAAGGAGGTGGTGGTGTGGGGGACGGGGAGTCCCCTGAGGGAGTTCCTGCACGTCGACGATTTGGCCGACGCAGTTGTGTTCTTAATGGAGAGCTACAGTGGATTGGTGCACGTGAATGTGGGGAGTGGAAAGGAGGTGACCATCAAGGAGTTGGCTGAGCTCGTGAAGGAGGTGGTGGGGTTCGAGGGGCAGCTCATCTGGGACTCGTCCAAGCCCGATGGGACTCCTCGGAAGCTGATGGATAGCTCGAAGCTTGCCGAATTGGGATGGACCCCCAAGGTTTCACTCAAGGATGGGCTTGTTGATACCTATAAGTGGTACGTGGAGAATGTCAAGCAATAG